In Sphingobium sp. Z007, one DNA window encodes the following:
- a CDS encoding arginase family protein, with the protein MPSIHAISGWGMAAAAAASAVVAGNSFDTPNPPPPLPQEDIMGEPKPIDLPADVAAKLTGIAPEKVALIKERRTGRYVEKDALFDSIRTMPAGELTAYIDSIAALHAQVEYKEGRDVKTIPLDTRSAWVNAWKAKRPLVMDPKRDAGPMDLGRYIGGRRGGFATFAGAPVAMTPEDLKAGKVDVAIVGAPLDMGSGWRNAIDGPRALRMTGGAGGNDMYAMINPSSALEIVDYGDIAIDQNSTERSVAHVREMVREIAQTGAIPIVIGGDHSLEYPNVAAAADVHGKGNVSVVHFDSHYDVGRNGVHWITHGSLLEPGVVGAWPGQLLRPEKEILTLVKILMADCAAAIRHLGNSAIRAPA; encoded by the coding sequence ATGCCATCGATCCATGCGATAAGCGGATGGGGCATGGCTGCGGCCGCGGCGGCATCCGCCGTGGTGGCAGGCAACAGCTTCGACACGCCCAACCCGCCGCCGCCTTTGCCGCAGGAAGATATTATGGGCGAACCCAAGCCCATCGATCTGCCTGCCGATGTCGCGGCAAAGTTGACGGGCATCGCGCCGGAAAAGGTCGCGCTGATTAAGGAGAGGCGCACCGGCCGCTATGTCGAGAAGGATGCGCTGTTCGACAGCATCCGCACCATGCCTGCCGGCGAACTCACTGCCTATATCGACTCGATCGCAGCGCTCCACGCGCAGGTCGAATATAAGGAAGGGCGCGACGTCAAGACGATCCCGCTCGACACCCGATCCGCCTGGGTCAACGCCTGGAAAGCCAAGCGCCCGCTGGTGATGGACCCCAAGCGCGATGCCGGGCCAATGGACCTGGGCCGCTATATCGGCGGGCGGCGCGGGGGTTTTGCGACCTTTGCCGGCGCGCCCGTCGCGATGACGCCGGAAGATTTGAAGGCAGGCAAGGTGGATGTCGCGATCGTCGGCGCACCGCTGGATATGGGATCGGGCTGGCGCAACGCGATCGACGGGCCGCGGGCGCTGCGCATGACGGGCGGGGCTGGCGGCAACGACATGTATGCGATGATCAACCCTAGTTCCGCGTTGGAGATCGTCGATTACGGCGACATCGCCATCGACCAGAACAGCACCGAACGATCAGTTGCCCATGTCCGCGAGATGGTCCGTGAAATCGCGCAGACCGGCGCAATCCCGATCGTCATTGGCGGCGACCACAGCCTGGAATATCCCAATGTCGCCGCTGCCGCAGACGTGCATGGGAAAGGCAATGTCAGCGTCGTCCATTTCGACAGCCATTATGATGTCGGCCGCAACGGCGTTCACTGGATCACCCACGGATCGTTACTGGAACCCGGTGTCGTCGGAGCATGGCCAGGACAATTATTACGCCCCGAAAAAGAAATCCTGACACTCGTCAAGATTCTGATGGCGGATTGCGCAGCCGCCATACGTCATTTGGGCAATAGCGCCATTCGAGCGCCTGCTTAG
- a CDS encoding arginase family protein, with protein MSVLDPGDAPASGRPVPGGITMREAIPMVRQICAQNKVVGFDLLDAAPILDPTYVSRMSANYILHACLSGIAMRKTGATPVQTAKH; from the coding sequence ATGAGCGTGCTCGATCCGGGCGACGCGCCCGCATCCGGTCGCCCGGTGCCCGGCGGCATCACCATGCGCGAAGCTATCCCGATGGTGCGCCAGATCTGCGCCCAGAACAAGGTGGTGGGCTTCGACCTGCTCGACGCCGCGCCGATCCTGGACCCGACCTATGTCAGCCGGATGAGCGCTAACTATATCTTGCACGCCTGCCTTAGCGGCATCGCGATGCGCAAGACGGGCGCGACACCGGTCCAGACCGCCAAGCACTGA
- the gpmA gene encoding 2,3-diphosphoglycerate-dependent phosphoglycerate mutase, whose protein sequence is MPTLVLIRHGQSSWNLENRFTGWWDVDVTEKGAEEARAAGRLMAEKGLDFDQCYTSFQTRAIKTLNLALEEMGRLWLPVEKDWRLNERHYGGLTGLNKAETAAKHGDDQVKIWRRSFDIPPPVLEAGSEFDLSKDRRYAGIAIPSTESLKDTIARVLPYWEATIAPDLKAGKRVLISAHGNSLRALVKHLSNIPDDEITHLEIPTGQPIVYELADDLSAVDRYYLSER, encoded by the coding sequence ATGCCCACTCTCGTCCTCATCCGTCATGGCCAGTCGTCGTGGAACCTGGAAAATCGCTTCACCGGATGGTGGGACGTGGACGTGACCGAGAAGGGCGCGGAAGAAGCGCGCGCCGCCGGTCGCCTGATGGCGGAAAAGGGGCTGGATTTCGACCAATGCTATACCAGCTTCCAGACGCGCGCGATCAAAACGCTGAACTTGGCGCTGGAGGAAATGGGGCGGCTGTGGCTGCCGGTCGAGAAAGACTGGCGCCTGAACGAGCGCCATTATGGCGGCCTGACCGGCCTCAACAAGGCGGAGACAGCCGCCAAGCACGGCGACGACCAGGTCAAGATCTGGCGCCGCAGCTTCGATATTCCGCCGCCGGTGCTGGAAGCGGGCAGCGAATTCGACCTGTCGAAAGACCGGCGCTATGCGGGCATCGCCATCCCCTCGACCGAGAGCCTGAAGGACACGATCGCGCGCGTTCTGCCCTATTGGGAGGCAACGATTGCCCCCGACCTGAAGGCGGGCAAGCGCGTGCTGATTTCCGCGCACGGCAATTCGCTGCGCGCGCTGGTCAAGCATTTGTCGAACATTCCCGACGATGAAATCACCCATCTGGAAATCCCGACCGGCCAGCCGATCGTTTATGAACTGGCGGACGATCTGAGCGCGGTGGATCGCTATTATCTGTCGGAACGCTAA
- the sppA gene encoding signal peptide peptidase SppA, with product MAFVKGAWRILVAIKDGLVLLFLLLFFGALYAALSYSPKPGKTVSSGALLLDLDGSIVEQPAEIGAMALLSGSGPDAKEYRLSDIVAALDAARSDPKVKAVVLNLDGFVGGGQVAMARVGKALDAVRAAKKPVLAYATLYSDDGYQIAAHASEVWSDPLGGVAIMGRGGSNLYYKGLIDKLGVNTHVYRVGTYKSFVEPFTRTEQSPEAKQANQALAGSLWQNWQDDVTKARPNAKIAAYAANPLVAAQAVGGDMGKAGLTNGLVDKLGDEAAFGERVAQIAGEAASDKAGSFATIDFAAYVKAHKPANDGQIGVLTVAGDIVDGEAGPGTAAGDTISDLLLTALDEKDLKALVVRVDSPGGSVMASEKIRGAIVKAKAKGLPVVVSMANVAASGGYWVSTPADIIFAEPDTITGSIGVFGILPSFEGTLAKMGITTDGVRTTPLSGQPDVAGGTTPEFNQIMQLGVEDIYRRFVGLVAQSRKKSPQAIDAIAQGRVWDGGTARQIGLVDRFGGLEDAIAEAARRAKLDPAKAKAYYIEKQPDSFAAFVQSIADREQGDASAPRDMLARQALIQRGWAMQAVSDVRALVMGAGVRADCLECRGYGAPRADNAADEHGLLATLARLWG from the coding sequence TTGGCATTTGTGAAGGGCGCCTGGCGCATATTGGTCGCGATCAAGGACGGCCTCGTCCTCCTCTTCCTGCTGCTCTTCTTCGGCGCGCTCTATGCCGCCCTCTCCTATTCACCAAAGCCCGGCAAGACCGTATCGTCGGGCGCGCTGCTGCTCGATCTGGATGGCAGCATCGTAGAACAGCCGGCTGAAATCGGCGCGATGGCCCTGCTCTCCGGCTCCGGCCCGGACGCCAAGGAATATCGCCTGTCCGACATCGTCGCCGCGCTCGACGCCGCGAGGAGCGACCCCAAGGTGAAGGCGGTCGTGCTGAACCTGGACGGTTTCGTTGGCGGTGGCCAGGTCGCGATGGCCCGCGTGGGCAAGGCGTTGGACGCGGTGCGCGCCGCGAAAAAGCCGGTGCTGGCCTATGCCACCCTCTACAGCGACGATGGCTATCAGATTGCCGCCCATGCCAGCGAAGTGTGGAGCGATCCGCTGGGCGGCGTCGCGATCATGGGGCGGGGCGGCTCCAACCTCTATTATAAGGGACTGATCGACAAATTGGGCGTCAACACCCATGTCTATCGGGTCGGCACATATAAGAGCTTTGTCGAACCCTTCACCCGCACCGAACAATCGCCTGAAGCCAAACAGGCTAATCAGGCGCTGGCCGGTTCGTTGTGGCAAAACTGGCAGGACGATGTGACGAAGGCCCGACCCAATGCGAAGATCGCCGCCTATGCCGCCAACCCGCTGGTTGCCGCGCAAGCGGTCGGGGGTGACATGGGCAAGGCCGGGCTCACCAACGGTCTGGTCGACAAGCTGGGCGACGAAGCGGCCTTTGGCGAGCGTGTCGCGCAGATCGCAGGCGAAGCGGCCAGCGACAAGGCGGGCAGTTTCGCCACGATTGACTTCGCCGCCTATGTTAAAGCGCACAAACCCGCCAATGACGGGCAGATCGGCGTGCTGACAGTCGCGGGCGACATCGTGGATGGCGAGGCCGGTCCCGGCACGGCGGCGGGCGACACCATCTCCGACCTGCTCCTGACCGCGCTGGATGAAAAGGATTTGAAGGCGCTGGTCGTCCGCGTCGATTCGCCCGGCGGCTCCGTCATGGCTTCGGAGAAGATCCGCGGCGCGATCGTGAAGGCGAAGGCCAAGGGCCTGCCCGTTGTCGTCTCCATGGCCAATGTCGCGGCCAGCGGAGGCTATTGGGTATCGACCCCGGCCGATATCATCTTCGCCGAACCGGACACGATCACCGGCTCCATCGGTGTATTCGGCATCCTGCCCAGTTTCGAAGGGACGCTGGCGAAGATGGGCATCACCACCGACGGGGTGCGCACCACGCCACTGTCCGGCCAGCCCGACGTCGCAGGTGGCACCACGCCGGAATTCAACCAGATCATGCAGTTGGGCGTCGAGGATATCTATCGCCGCTTCGTGGGCCTCGTCGCGCAATCACGCAAAAAGTCTCCGCAAGCGATCGACGCCATCGCGCAGGGCCGCGTTTGGGACGGAGGCACGGCGCGCCAGATCGGCCTCGTGGATCGCTTCGGCGGGCTGGAGGACGCCATTGCCGAAGCCGCGCGTCGCGCGAAACTCGATCCGGCCAAGGCGAAAGCCTATTATATCGAGAAGCAGCCCGACAGCTTCGCTGCCTTCGTCCAGTCGATCGCCGACCGCGAACAGGGCGACGCGAGCGCGCCCCGCGACATGCTGGCGCGCCAGGCGCTGATCCAGCGCGGCTGGGCGATGCAGGCCGTGTCGGACGTCAGGGCGCTGGTCATGGGCGCAGGCGTCCGCGCCGACTGTCTGGAATGTCGCGGCTATGGCGCGCCAAGGGCGGATAACGCCGCGGATGAGCACGGTTTGTTGGCGACGCTGGCGAGGTTATGGGGGTAA
- the lptG gene encoding LPS export ABC transporter permease LptG, translated as MQFNFFPSRQISWYMARLFLTRTFAVLMLLVVVLQTLDLLGNSGDVLSYPGNGDPELWHYVGLRAPQIVARFLPFSVLLGTLVMLATLNQNSEIISMKAAGLSAHQILAPLIATALGVSVISFVFNERIVARSTAALSAWQAVDYGPIPRDSGVKSNPWVRDGNNLVNAAIVAGRGNEVQLRKVQIYNRINNSLTTIVQAPKGHYDAVSKSWLLEGARQFDVARGTVRNVGTVRFGRDIRPDQFTLAKVDPDALTFRELEAAISDLHDAGRPTAELEGSLWHKLSGPLSALLMPILGSVAAFGLARSGQLFMRAVLGMALGFAYFVADNFSLAMGSLGAYPPVLAAWAPFFLFLLVGETVLFRTEE; from the coding sequence ATGCAGTTCAATTTCTTCCCCTCGCGCCAGATCAGCTGGTATATGGCGCGCCTGTTCCTGACCCGGACCTTTGCTGTATTGATGCTGCTGGTGGTCGTCCTCCAGACGCTCGACCTGCTGGGCAATTCGGGCGACGTATTGTCCTATCCGGGCAATGGCGATCCGGAATTGTGGCATTATGTCGGCCTGCGCGCACCGCAGATCGTCGCGCGGTTCCTGCCATTCTCGGTGCTGCTGGGTACACTCGTCATGCTGGCGACGCTCAACCAGAATAGCGAAATCATCTCGATGAAGGCGGCGGGCCTGTCCGCGCACCAGATATTGGCACCGCTGATCGCAACGGCGCTGGGCGTATCGGTCATCAGCTTCGTCTTCAACGAGCGGATCGTCGCCAGATCGACCGCGGCGCTCAGCGCGTGGCAGGCGGTCGATTACGGCCCGATCCCGCGCGACAGTGGGGTCAAGAGCAATCCCTGGGTGCGCGACGGCAACAATCTGGTCAACGCAGCGATCGTGGCCGGGCGCGGCAATGAAGTGCAACTGCGCAAGGTGCAGATCTACAATCGGATCAACAATAGCCTGACGACCATCGTCCAGGCGCCCAAGGGCCATTATGACGCCGTCAGCAAAAGCTGGCTGCTGGAAGGCGCGCGCCAGTTCGATGTGGCGCGCGGCACCGTCCGCAATGTCGGCACCGTCCGCTTCGGCCGCGACATCCGCCCGGACCAGTTCACCCTGGCGAAGGTCGATCCTGACGCACTCACCTTTCGCGAACTGGAGGCCGCGATCTCTGACCTGCATGACGCCGGCCGTCCCACCGCGGAGTTGGAGGGTAGTCTGTGGCACAAGCTGTCGGGGCCGCTGTCTGCGCTGCTGATGCCGATCCTGGGGTCTGTCGCGGCGTTCGGCCTCGCGCGATCGGGTCAGCTGTTCATGCGGGCGGTGCTGGGCATGGCGTTGGGCTTTGCTTATTTCGTCGCCGACAATTTCTCGCTCGCGATGGGGAGCCTTGGCGCCTATCCGCCGGTGCTCGCCGCCTGGGCGCCGTTCTTCCTGTTCCTGCTGGTCGGCGAAACGGTGCTGTTCAGGACGGAAGAATAG
- the lptF gene encoding LPS export ABC transporter permease LptF has protein sequence MLTATDRYLARLIAVPMLGTLVIAAMLLVLDKMLSLFDFVAAEGGPVSVVWRMLANMLPEYLSLGIPIGLMLGILLAFRKLALSSELDVMRAVGLSYGRLLRVPYMYAIALALLNFGIVGFVQPLSRHAYEALRFELRSGALGASIKVGEFTNLGKRMTLRIERSKDEGRNLQGIFVRAVSRDGQSVAVTAAQGTFLATDDPDVIIFRLRDGVLVNDAPKYKTPRILSFSSHDLPIDLPQIENFRGRDVDREKTIPELMVIGKNPGTPPKLKDEVRANFHFRMVEVVFMFLLPLAALAFAIPPKRSTSALGVFLSIVFIVTYHKVNQYGEGVGALGKVDPIIALWGPFLLASGLVLWMYHVIANRPGGQPIGALEVAFSKLGKQIVRLLRFGRRRPVAEGAA, from the coding sequence ATGCTGACCGCCACCGATCGTTATCTCGCCCGCCTGATCGCGGTGCCCATGCTGGGTACGCTCGTGATCGCCGCGATGCTGCTTGTCCTCGACAAGATGCTCAGCCTGTTCGATTTCGTCGCGGCGGAAGGGGGGCCGGTCAGCGTCGTGTGGCGGATGCTCGCCAATATGCTGCCTGAATATCTCTCGCTCGGCATCCCGATCGGCCTGATGCTCGGCATCCTGCTGGCCTTCCGCAAGCTCGCTTTGTCGTCGGAACTGGATGTGATGCGCGCGGTCGGCCTGTCCTACGGCCGGCTGCTGCGCGTGCCCTATATGTATGCGATCGCCCTGGCGCTGCTCAATTTCGGGATCGTCGGCTTCGTCCAGCCTTTGTCGCGCCACGCCTATGAAGCGCTGCGATTCGAACTGCGATCGGGTGCGCTTGGCGCGTCGATCAAGGTCGGCGAGTTCACCAACTTGGGCAAGCGGATGACCCTGCGGATCGAGCGCAGCAAGGATGAAGGCCGCAACCTTCAGGGCATTTTCGTCCGCGCGGTCAGCCGCGATGGCCAGTCGGTCGCGGTCACCGCGGCGCAAGGCACGTTCCTGGCCACCGACGATCCCGACGTCATCATCTTTCGCCTGCGCGACGGCGTGCTGGTGAACGATGCGCCCAAGTACAAGACGCCGCGCATCCTCTCCTTCTCCAGCCATGACCTGCCGATCGACCTGCCGCAGATCGAGAATTTCCGCGGTCGCGACGTCGACAGGGAAAAGACGATTCCCGAACTGATGGTGATCGGCAAAAATCCCGGAACGCCGCCGAAGTTGAAGGATGAAGTGCGCGCCAACTTCCATTTCCGCATGGTCGAGGTGGTGTTCATGTTCCTGCTGCCGCTTGCCGCGCTGGCCTTCGCCATCCCGCCCAAGCGATCGACCTCGGCGCTCGGCGTTTTCCTCTCGATCGTGTTCATCGTCACCTATCATAAGGTGAACCAATATGGCGAAGGCGTCGGCGCACTGGGGAAGGTCGATCCTATCATCGCGCTATGGGGACCGTTCCTGCTCGCCTCCGGCCTGGTGCTGTGGATGTATCATGTGATCGCCAACCGACCCGGCGGGCAGCCGATCGGCGCGCTGGAAGTAGCCTTCTCGAAGCTTGGCAAGCAGATCGTCCGGCTGTTGCGCTTCGGGCGGCGACGTCCTGTCGCGGAAGGAGCGGCCTGA
- a CDS encoding DUF2141 domain-containing protein: MVMVKVAMGLMSVAAMIAAVPALAHGEEIANDLGRCESSAKGPAVLVDVRGFTAATGKVRVQSYPATKAAWLAKGEWINRIDTTVRPANGAMRFCVPVPKAGDYGIAVRHDRDGNGKTDISRDGGGFSNNPAISIFNLGKPGVEKAAFHAGPGVTKITINLKYM; this comes from the coding sequence ATGGTCATGGTAAAAGTTGCAATGGGTCTGATGTCGGTGGCAGCGATGATCGCTGCGGTCCCGGCCCTGGCCCATGGCGAGGAAATCGCGAACGATCTGGGGCGGTGCGAGAGCAGCGCCAAAGGCCCGGCCGTGCTGGTCGATGTGCGCGGTTTCACCGCCGCAACCGGCAAGGTGCGCGTTCAATCCTATCCCGCCACCAAGGCCGCTTGGCTGGCTAAGGGTGAGTGGATCAACAGGATCGATACGACGGTCCGGCCGGCCAATGGCGCGATGCGCTTTTGCGTACCGGTGCCCAAGGCCGGTGACTATGGCATCGCCGTGCGGCACGACCGCGACGGCAATGGCAAGACCGATATTTCGCGGGACGGCGGCGGATTTTCCAATAATCCGGCGATCAGCATCTTCAATCTGGGCAAGCCGGGCGTGGAGAAAGCGGCCTTTCATGCTGGGCCGGGCGTAACGAAAATCACGATCAACCTCAAATATATGTGA
- a CDS encoding diacylglycerol kinase family protein, which produces MVCVALLSNPKSTGNRQTLPLVRSYCASNPDIFHYEVEQVDQIGRAFQTIARVDPVVIVINGGDGTVQASLTELYQGEHFKGRVPPIAVLPNGKTNLIALDLGIHGDPIKALERIVAIAKAGVDDHVVARELIALSDGAVGSRPVLGMFLGGAGLADYMLYCRNQIYPLGLSNGLSHVITAIAVVFSLLFGIRAKFLPPSGNPVRISLIRDGQLVGRFAVLIVTTLERLLLGVDPGDSRRGNMKLMAVDQNLPALLRLVWASLFKRVGKHKMHGIHLEQGDTIRIEGDRSSVILDGELFEASEGKPIVLRSTQPVPFLRLAA; this is translated from the coding sequence ATGGTCTGCGTCGCGCTCCTGTCCAATCCAAAGTCCACGGGCAACCGGCAGACACTTCCGCTCGTGCGTAGCTATTGCGCCAGCAATCCCGACATCTTCCATTATGAAGTGGAGCAGGTCGACCAGATCGGCCGGGCGTTCCAGACCATCGCCCGCGTCGATCCCGTCGTCATCGTCATCAATGGCGGCGACGGGACGGTGCAGGCGTCGCTGACCGAATTGTATCAGGGCGAGCATTTCAAGGGCCGGGTGCCGCCGATCGCGGTGCTGCCCAATGGCAAGACCAACCTCATTGCCCTTGACCTTGGCATCCATGGCGATCCGATCAAGGCGCTGGAGCGGATTGTGGCCATCGCCAAGGCGGGGGTGGACGACCATGTCGTCGCGCGCGAATTGATCGCCCTGTCCGACGGCGCGGTCGGTAGCCGCCCGGTGCTGGGCATGTTTCTGGGCGGCGCTGGCCTGGCCGATTACATGCTCTATTGCCGCAACCAGATTTATCCGCTGGGCCTGTCCAATGGCCTGAGCCATGTCATCACCGCAATCGCGGTAGTGTTTTCGCTGCTGTTCGGCATCCGCGCCAAATTCCTGCCGCCTTCCGGCAATCCGGTGCGGATTTCCCTGATTCGCGACGGGCAGCTGGTCGGGCGCTTCGCCGTTCTGATCGTCACCACGCTGGAACGGTTGTTGCTGGGCGTCGATCCTGGCGATAGCCGACGCGGCAATATGAAGCTGATGGCGGTGGACCAGAATCTGCCCGCCCTGCTGCGGCTGGTATGGGCCAGCCTGTTCAAGCGGGTGGGCAAGCACAAGATGCATGGCATCCACCTGGAGCAGGGCGACACGATCCGTATCGAGGGCGACCGCAGCAGTGTGATCCTGGACGGCGAATTGTTCGAAGCGTCGGAGGGCAAGCCGATCGTCCTGCGATCGACCCAGCCGGTGCCGTTTTTGCGACTGGCGGCTTAA
- a CDS encoding DUF2239 family protein, with protein sequence MERTLTAFAGDLWIATGDEAEVREALRAMGDDAQAVLLFDDCTGRQVDIDLRAGTTEAPRGRGRPKLGVQPREITLLPRHWDWLATQSGGASATVRRLVDAARKADADKPSPRAAMDAAYHFMTAMAGDRPGYEAAIRALYAKDEQLFNSLSQDWPSGIRDHARELAGPAFD encoded by the coding sequence ATGGAGCGCACTTTGACGGCTTTCGCAGGTGATCTGTGGATCGCCACTGGCGACGAAGCGGAGGTGCGGGAGGCTTTACGCGCCATGGGGGACGATGCGCAGGCCGTGCTCCTGTTCGATGACTGCACCGGCCGTCAGGTCGACATCGACCTGCGGGCCGGAACGACGGAGGCGCCGCGAGGCAGGGGGCGTCCGAAACTGGGCGTACAGCCCCGCGAAATCACATTGCTGCCGCGCCATTGGGACTGGCTTGCCACCCAATCAGGTGGCGCATCTGCCACCGTGCGGCGATTGGTGGACGCAGCGCGCAAGGCCGATGCGGACAAGCCCAGCCCGCGCGCCGCCATGGACGCGGCCTATCATTTCATGACGGCGATGGCGGGAGACCGACCGGGCTATGAAGCGGCGATCCGGGCGCTCTATGCGAAGGACGAACAACTGTTCAACTCGCTGTCTCAGGACTGGCCATCGGGCATCCGGGACCACGCGCGCGAGCTGGCGGGACCGGCGTTCGATTGA
- the xth gene encoding exodeoxyribonuclease III, giving the protein MRIATFNINGIKARLPRLLEWLDETQPDIACLQEIKTSDETFPVRDIEAAGYGVIWHGQKGFNGVAILARGETPVEVRRGLEGEPEDEHSRYLEADVKGVRVASIYLPNGNPQPGPKFDYKLRWMKRLRDRAAEIWAEEVPAILAGDYNVIPRDVDTFSVRAMQDDALMQPESREAYRRLLGDGWTDALLTRHPAGGVWTFWDYQANSWPRDAGFRIDHLLLSPAAADRLVDAQVDKEFRGREKASDHAPTWVELRAE; this is encoded by the coding sequence ATGCGCATCGCCACCTTCAACATCAACGGCATCAAGGCGCGTCTGCCGCGCCTGCTGGAATGGCTGGACGAAACGCAGCCCGACATCGCCTGCCTTCAGGAAATCAAGACCAGCGACGAGACCTTCCCGGTCAGGGATATCGAGGCGGCCGGCTATGGCGTGATCTGGCACGGGCAGAAGGGGTTCAACGGCGTCGCCATCCTGGCGCGAGGCGAAACCCCGGTCGAGGTGCGGCGCGGCCTGGAGGGCGAGCCGGAAGACGAGCATAGTCGCTATCTGGAAGCCGATGTGAAGGGCGTGCGCGTCGCGTCCATCTACCTGCCCAACGGCAATCCGCAGCCCGGCCCCAAATTCGATTATAAACTGCGCTGGATGAAGCGACTGCGCGACCGCGCGGCAGAAATCTGGGCGGAGGAAGTGCCCGCGATCCTGGCGGGCGACTATAATGTGATCCCGCGCGACGTGGACACCTTCTCGGTCAGGGCGATGCAGGACGATGCGCTGATGCAGCCGGAAAGCCGCGAGGCCTATCGCCGGCTGCTGGGCGACGGCTGGACCGATGCGCTGCTGACCCGCCATCCCGCCGGCGGCGTATGGACCTTCTGGGACTATCAGGCGAATAGCTGGCCGCGCGACGCGGGGTTCCGCATCGACCATCTGCTCCTCAGCCCCGCCGCCGCCGATCGTTTGGTCGATGCGCAGGTCGACAAAGAATTTCGCGGCCGGGAAAAGGCCAGCGACCATGCGCCGACATGGGTCGAATTGCGCGCCGAATAA
- a CDS encoding iron-sulfur cluster assembly accessory protein translates to MADIDLTPSAAARVAAIAAKQGKPAILRLAVEGGGCSGFQYRFGLADAVEAEDLSVERDGVTLVVDDVSLDLVRGSAVDFVSDLGGQAFKVTNPNATAGCGCGTSFSV, encoded by the coding sequence ATGGCCGACATCGATCTTACTCCCTCCGCCGCCGCGCGTGTTGCGGCGATCGCCGCAAAGCAGGGTAAGCCTGCGATTCTGCGGCTGGCGGTGGAGGGGGGCGGCTGTTCCGGCTTCCAATATCGTTTCGGTCTGGCCGATGCGGTGGAAGCTGAAGACCTGTCGGTCGAGCGCGATGGCGTGACCCTGGTGGTCGATGACGTTAGTCTGGACCTGGTGCGCGGATCGGCGGTCGATTTCGTATCCGACTTGGGCGGGCAGGCTTTCAAGGTCACCAATCCCAACGCGACCGCCGGCTGCGGCTGCGGGACCAGTTTCTCGGTCTGA
- a CDS encoding M23 family metallopeptidase codes for MSVLHSVNARGSRWFQTSKVKTIFASIGIVGALCATAPAQANESDDPYGDASEINTSALGPSDVGFSNLFSSLQRLDGNAKTAAYIPSGRPVEKLVLTSNFGVRSDPFNRAARMHKGIDIPGPIGTPIHATADGIISRAGWASGYGNLVQISHGSGMETRYGHMSKLLVAENSYVKRGQIIGLMGSTGRSTGSHLHYEVRVDGAAINPLPFVAGPDYLVAMNTKPPLAMGGPTKAQEKAAD; via the coding sequence ATGTCGGTTCTTCATTCGGTTAATGCTCGTGGGTCGCGTTGGTTCCAAACGAGCAAGGTTAAGACGATTTTTGCCAGTATCGGGATTGTCGGTGCGCTTTGCGCAACCGCCCCGGCCCAGGCCAACGAAAGCGACGACCCCTATGGCGACGCTTCGGAAATCAACACCAGCGCCCTCGGCCCGTCCGATGTCGGCTTTTCCAACCTCTTCTCCAGCCTGCAGCGGCTGGACGGCAACGCCAAGACCGCGGCCTATATCCCGTCGGGCCGCCCGGTCGAAAAGCTGGTCCTGACGTCGAACTTCGGGGTCCGTTCCGACCCGTTCAACCGCGCCGCCCGGATGCACAAGGGCATCGATATTCCAGGCCCGATCGGCACCCCGATCCACGCGACGGCCGATGGCATCATCAGCCGCGCCGGTTGGGCCAGCGGTTACGGTAACCTGGTCCAGATCTCGCACGGTAGTGGCATGGAAACGCGCTACGGCCATATGTCGAAGCTGCTGGTCGCTGAAAACTCCTATGTGAAGCGCGGCCAGATCATCGGTCTGATGGGTTCCACCGGCCGCTCCACCGGCAGCCATCTCCATTATGAAGTCCGCGTCGACGGCGCCGCGATCAACCCGCTGCCCTTCGTCGCCGGCCCCGACTATCTGGTCGCGATGAACACCAAGCCGCCGCTCGCCATGGGCGGCCCGACCAAGGCGCAGGAAAAAGCGGCTGACTAA